The following are encoded together in the Thunnus maccoyii chromosome 18, fThuMac1.1, whole genome shotgun sequence genome:
- the LOC121883406 gene encoding uncharacterized protein LOC121883406 isoform X1, with the protein MARKDCPAGKKWDNLVNTCVIITAETTPEPKPPTEPTPAVAVQPTRPTISAIQANPVMMLSPALWIFVGLATVGSIVALALWFVIYRRQTRISSTSEEPGQEPLQKTEPPAKIYPLPSEINGQGEILQRAAGNPSPCPHLHLGDQTSLKWEEGFTACRGPAKYAGTEGCGELPTCSSMREHRIPLPATELGGTALVTTKTV; encoded by the exons ATGGCCAGGAaggactgtcctgctggcaaAAAGTGGGACAACCTCGTCAACACCTGTGTCATCATCACGGCGGAAACCACACCTGAGCCTAAACCACCAACAG AGCCGACCCCAGCTGTTGCAGTCCAGCCCACAAGACCCACAATCTCCGCTATCCAGGCCAACCCAGTGATGATGCTCAGTCCGGCTCTGTGGATCTTTGTGGGGCTGGCCACCGTGGGTTCCATCGTGGCCCTGGCTCTCTGGTTTGTCATATACAGACGACAGACCAGGATAAGCAGCACCTCAG AAGAGCCTGGACAGGAGCCTCTTCAGAAAACAGAGCCACCCGCCAAAATCTACCCACTGCCTTCAGAGATAAATGGTCAGGGAGAGATTTTGCAGAGAGCAGCTGGGAACCCTTCACCCTGTCCTCACCTGCACCTTGGAGACCAAACAAGCTTGAAGTGGGAGGAGGGCTTCACCGCTTGCAGGGGCCCCGCAAAGTATGCTGGGACAGAGGGGTGTGGTGAGCTGCCCACATGCAGCTCAATGAGGGAGCACAGGATCCCACTTCCTGCCACAGAGCTGGGTGGCACTGCCTTAGTTACAACTAAAACTGTGTAg
- the plbd1a gene encoding phospholipase B-like 1 produces the protein MLLLKRLYVFLLCHVAATFASADKMTAATVYWDPQHKTVLLKEGVLETEGDAYGYLNDTLSSTGWSVLEIRAGYGKTPETDEVTFFLAGYLEGFLSAQQMMNHYANMYPQLIHDPKILGPVQTFMKKQDSWTREQVKLNKSSDPLWKHTGFIVAQMDGLQAGVADWAKKQGKKPLSLFDIQFLNAVGDLLDLIPALVPDSNPPLRDFKLPGMGHCSALIKMLPGFENLLFAHSSWYTYAATMRIYKHWDFRITDPHTATGKMSFSSYPGFLVSLDDFYLLGSGLMMTQTTNNVFNSSLFEAITPNSLLAWQRVRLAHSLARTGEEWAQTFSMYNSGTYNNQYMVLDRSKVKLGHSVDDGALTVVEQIPGLVEYSDQTQALRRGYWPSYNIPFHQKIYMLSGYGQMWEEYGEDFSYDLCPRAKIFRRDQAEVKDLDSLKHIMRFNDYKKDPYSMGDPCKSICCRNDLRAEKPSPGGCYDTKVTDFDMAGDFGAEAVNGPTTQDGLPPFVWDKFSSISHQGLPQYYNFTFVRMMPRLFEP, from the exons ATGCTTCTACTAAAGAGGCTGTATGTCTTTCTTTTATGCCATGTGGCTGCGACCTTCGCCTCTGCTGACA AGATGACAGCAGCCACAGTGTACTGGGACCCCCAGCACAAGACTGTCCTGCTGAAGGAGGGGGTACTGGAGACAGAGGGGGATGCATATGGATACCTGAATGATACCCTGTCAAGTACAGGCTGGAGCGTCTTAGAGATCCGTGCCGGGTACGGAAAGACCCCCGAGACTGATGAAGTCACCTTCTTCCTGGCGGGCTACCTCGAAGGCTTCCTCTCTGCCCA GCAGATGATGAATCACTACGCCAACATGTATCCCCAGCTCATCCACGACCCCAAGATCCTCGGCCCAGTTCAAACTTTCATGAA GAAGCAAGACTCATGGACCAGAGAACAAGTGAAACTGAACAAAAGCTCTGACCCTTTATGGAAACACACAGGCTTCATTGTCGCCCAGATGGATGGATTGCAAGCAGGAGTTGCAGACTGGGCCAAGAAGCAAGGCAAAAAG CCGCTGTCCCTGTTTGACATCCAGTTCCTGAATGCAGTGGGAGACCTGCTGGATCTTATTCCAGCCTTGGTCCCAGACTCCAACCCTCCACTCAGAGACTTTAAACTTCCAGGGATGGGACACTGCTCTGCTCTCATCAAG ATGCTGCCCGGTTTTGAGAACCTCCTGTTTGCCCACTCCAGCTGGTACACATACGCTGCCACAATGCGTATCTACAAACACTGGGATTTTCGCATCACTGACCCCCACACAGCCACTGGGAAAATGTCCTTCAGCAGCTACCCTG GTTTCCTAGTGTCTCTGGATGACTTCTACTTGTTGGGCAGTGGTCTGATGATGACTCAGACCACCAACAATGTCTTCAACTCCTCCCTTTTTGAAGCAATCACCCCCAACAGCTTGCTGGCGTGGCAGAGGGTCAGGCTTGCTCACAGTTTGGCACGTACAGGAGAAGAGTGGGCCCAAACCTTCTCTATGTACAACTCTG GTACCTACAACAACCAGTACATGGTGTTGGACCGGAGCAAAGTAAAGCTGGGCCACAGTGTCGATGACGGCGCTCTGACTGTGGTGGAGCAGATCCCCGGCCTGGTGGAGTACTCTGACCAGACACAGGCACTGCGCAGAG GTTACTGGCCGTCCTACAACATTCCCTTCCACCAGAAGATCTACATGCTGAGTGGGTACGGACAAATGTGGGAGGAGTATGGAGAAGACTTCTCCTATGATCTGTGTCCGAGAGCCAAGATCTTCCGCCGTGACCAGGCTGAAGTTAAGGACCTGGACTCTTTGAAGCACATCATGAGGTTCAATG ACTACAAGAAGGATCCTTACTCTATGGGTGACCCCTGCAAGTCCATCTGCTGCCGTAACGACCTGAGGGCAGAGAAGCCTTCACCAGGAGGTTGCTATGACACTAAG GTAACAGATTTCGACATGGCTGGGGACTTCGGTGCAGAGGCAGTGAACGGGCCAACAACACAGGATGGACTCCCGCCGTTCGTTTGGGATAAATTCAGCAGCATCAGCCATCAGGGTCTGCCGCAATACTACAACTTCACCTTCGTCAGGATGATGCCTCGTCTCTTCGAGCCATGA
- the LOC121883406 gene encoding uncharacterized protein LOC121883406 isoform X2, protein MARKDCPAGKKWDNLVNTCVIITAETTPEPKPPTEPTPAVAVQPTRPTISAIQANPVMMLSPALWIFVGLATVGSIVALALWFVIYRRQTRISSTSEPGQEPLQKTEPPAKIYPLPSEINGQGEILQRAAGNPSPCPHLHLGDQTSLKWEEGFTACRGPAKYAGTEGCGELPTCSSMREHRIPLPATELGGTALVTTKTV, encoded by the exons ATGGCCAGGAaggactgtcctgctggcaaAAAGTGGGACAACCTCGTCAACACCTGTGTCATCATCACGGCGGAAACCACACCTGAGCCTAAACCACCAACAG AGCCGACCCCAGCTGTTGCAGTCCAGCCCACAAGACCCACAATCTCCGCTATCCAGGCCAACCCAGTGATGATGCTCAGTCCGGCTCTGTGGATCTTTGTGGGGCTGGCCACCGTGGGTTCCATCGTGGCCCTGGCTCTCTGGTTTGTCATATACAGACGACAGACCAGGATAAGCAGCACCTCAG AGCCTGGACAGGAGCCTCTTCAGAAAACAGAGCCACCCGCCAAAATCTACCCACTGCCTTCAGAGATAAATGGTCAGGGAGAGATTTTGCAGAGAGCAGCTGGGAACCCTTCACCCTGTCCTCACCTGCACCTTGGAGACCAAACAAGCTTGAAGTGGGAGGAGGGCTTCACCGCTTGCAGGGGCCCCGCAAAGTATGCTGGGACAGAGGGGTGTGGTGAGCTGCCCACATGCAGCTCAATGAGGGAGCACAGGATCCCACTTCCTGCCACAGAGCTGGGTGGCACTGCCTTAGTTACAACTAAAACTGTGTAg